The Campylobacter sp. CN_NE2 genome contains a region encoding:
- the rpsO gene encoding 30S ribosomal protein S15 — translation MALDSAQKAQIVAKFARGEKDTGSPEVQIALLSNRISYLTDHIKANPKDFSSRLGLLKLVGQRKRMMKYLKKTNYASYTKLVSELNLRDK, via the coding sequence TGGCTTTGGATTCGGCTCAAAAGGCACAAATAGTTGCGAAATTCGCTAGGGGAGAAAAAGATACAGGTTCCCCAGAAGTTCAAATTGCTCTACTAAGCAACAGAATTTCTTATCTTACAGATCACATCAAAGCAAATCCGAAAGATTTTTCATCAAGATTAGGTTTGCTTAAACTAGTCGGTCAAAGAAAAAGAATGATGAAATATCTTAAAAAGACCAACTATGCAAGTTATACAAAACTTGTAAGCGAATTAAATTTAAGAGATAAATAA
- the ppk2 gene encoding polyphosphate kinase 2, which produces MEEKKMKTDGESVVKDEKVKEKDKKKKDKMPLKEYEEELVKLQIELLKLQNYVKEKGLKILLIMEGRDAAGKGGTIKRLTEHLNPRGCRVVALEKPSNVEQTQWYFQRYVSHLPSGGEIAIFDRSWYNRAMVEPVMGFCTHQQHKDFLRQVPNFEEMLVNSGIILFKFYFSVSKAEQKRRFDSRKNDPLKQYKLSPVDQKSQELWEQYTLAKYSMLLASNAEFAPWTILVSDDKKRARLNAFKCILSRIDYPNKIDAKELAVDPHWVRSGSEEIILMEENLKKEGLRKMEKQNKKDKKKEEKKQKEPNNEKK; this is translated from the coding sequence ATGGAAGAAAAAAAGATGAAAACTGATGGCGAGAGCGTCGTTAAGGACGAAAAAGTAAAAGAAAAGGATAAAAAGAAAAAGGATAAAATGCCTTTAAAAGAGTATGAAGAAGAACTAGTCAAACTTCAAATTGAACTACTAAAACTTCAAAACTATGTCAAAGAAAAAGGTTTAAAAATCCTACTTATTATGGAAGGACGAGACGCAGCAGGTAAGGGCGGAACGATAAAACGCCTAACAGAACACCTAAATCCTCGTGGCTGTCGTGTGGTCGCGCTTGAAAAACCGAGCAATGTCGAGCAAACTCAGTGGTATTTCCAACGCTATGTATCGCATTTGCCAAGCGGCGGCGAGATAGCGATTTTCGATAGAAGCTGGTATAACAGGGCAATGGTCGAGCCTGTAATGGGATTTTGCACACACCAACAACACAAAGATTTTTTACGACAAGTGCCAAATTTTGAAGAAATGCTTGTAAATTCCGGCATAATTTTATTTAAATTTTATTTTTCTGTTTCAAAAGCAGAGCAAAAACGCCGTTTTGATAGCCGTAAAAACGACCCGCTAAAACAATACAAACTCTCTCCTGTCGATCAAAAATCGCAAGAGCTTTGGGAGCAATATACTTTGGCGAAATACTCAATGCTGTTAGCTTCAAATGCCGAATTTGCGCCATGGACGATACTAGTAAGCGATGATAAAAAACGAGCAAGATTAAATGCGTTTAAATGCATACTTTCACGCATTGATTATCCAAATAAAATCGACGCAAAAGAGCTTGCGGTCGATCCACATTGGGTGCGAAGTGGTTCAGAAGAGATTATTTTGATGGAAGAAAATCTCAAAAAAGAGGGACTTCGCAAAATGGAAAAACAAAACAAAAAAGATAAGAAAAAAGAAGAAAAGAAACAAAAAGAGCCAAATAACGAAAAAAAGTAG
- the dsbD gene encoding protein-disulfide reductase DsbD has translation MRFFIVFFIFLTQIFAEPLSVDEAVKITPSVSNSQIEFKFSVDESTYLYADEIKFKFGNSDITPILNLPTPKPHKHYQIYNGEFSIFIPLGVVVGNGGNLENFEIQNSFNACTFDGFCYEPQSFEFKFTKSNQTYQILKIKKNISNFNAEFDEFSQEEKIANSFSQKSFFGVILLFFGYGVLLSLTPCVFPLIPILSSIIVAKTAQKNDTKKSFFISLVYVFAMALAYAIIGASVGFFGANLADYLQIPVVILAFCAIFVILALSMFGFFEIKIPQILKNKTNANGGIIDVFIMGFLSVLIVSPCASAVLAGALLYIATSGNVALGASALFSLGLGSGVLLLSIGLGLSLPRPGEWMNFVSKIFGFLLLFMAIWLGSRVFGENFALLLYGALGCVFAVFLGLFDKSANLLKKGISLFVLLYSILLLIGFASGAKDFAKPLENFSITKNSKNFSSEISTTDKFKKVSNLKELNEIINSAKKPVLIDFWASWCKTCKELESDFNDEKIASNLAKFELIKVDLTNPNAQNTEIKKEFSVFSPPVLSFFSNGKELKNLKISGYESSKDKEKLTQILQEF, from the coding sequence TTGAGATTTTTTATCGTTTTTTTTATTTTTTTAACTCAAATTTTTGCCGAGCCTTTGAGTGTCGATGAAGCTGTCAAAATCACACCAAGTGTCTCAAATTCGCAAATCGAGTTTAAATTTAGCGTTGATGAAAGCACTTATTTATACGCAGATGAGATTAAATTTAAATTTGGAAATAGCGATATAACGCCGATTTTAAATCTTCCAACCCCAAAACCACATAAGCATTATCAAATTTACAACGGTGAATTTAGCATTTTTATCCCGCTTGGCGTAGTTGTCGGAAACGGCGGAAATTTAGAAAATTTCGAAATACAAAATTCATTTAACGCCTGCACATTTGACGGGTTTTGCTACGAGCCACAAAGTTTTGAGTTTAAATTTACAAAGTCAAATCAAACATATCAAATTTTAAAAATCAAAAAAAATATATCGAATTTTAACGCCGAATTTGACGAATTTTCGCAAGAAGAAAAAATCGCAAATTCATTTTCGCAAAAAAGCTTTTTTGGCGTGATTTTGCTATTTTTTGGGTATGGAGTTTTACTCTCACTTACGCCTTGCGTTTTCCCGCTTATACCGATACTTTCATCGATAATCGTGGCAAAAACAGCTCAAAAAAACGACACCAAAAAAAGCTTTTTTATAAGCCTTGTTTATGTTTTTGCAATGGCACTAGCTTACGCTATAATCGGGGCTAGTGTGGGATTTTTTGGTGCAAATTTGGCTGATTATTTGCAAATTCCGGTCGTTATTTTAGCGTTTTGCGCGATTTTTGTGATTTTAGCGTTATCGATGTTTGGCTTTTTTGAGATTAAAATTCCGCAAATTTTAAAAAATAAAACAAACGCAAACGGCGGTATTATCGATGTTTTTATAATGGGATTTTTATCCGTGCTTATCGTCTCGCCGTGTGCTAGTGCAGTTTTAGCAGGTGCCTTGCTTTATATCGCCACTAGCGGAAATGTCGCACTTGGCGCTAGTGCGCTTTTCTCACTTGGGCTTGGAAGCGGTGTTTTGCTACTTTCTATCGGACTTGGGCTTAGCCTACCAAGACCTGGCGAGTGGATGAATTTTGTATCAAAAATATTTGGATTTTTACTTTTATTTATGGCGATTTGGCTTGGCTCACGCGTTTTTGGCGAAAATTTTGCACTTTTGCTTTACGGGGCGCTAGGGTGCGTTTTTGCCGTATTTTTGGGACTTTTTGATAAAAGTGCAAATTTGCTTAAAAAAGGCATTTCTCTTTTTGTTTTGTTATATTCGATCTTACTTTTAATCGGCTTTGCAAGTGGCGCAAAAGACTTTGCTAAGCCACTTGAAAACTTTTCTATCACAAAAAATTCGAAAAATTTTTCTAGCGAAATTTCTACCACCGACAAATTTAAAAAAGTTTCAAATTTGAAAGAATTAAACGAAATAATAAATTCTGCTAAAAAACCTGTTTTAATCGATTTTTGGGCTAGTTGGTGCAAAACATGCAAAGAGCTTGAAAGCGACTTTAACGATGAAAAAATCGCTTCAAATTTAGCCAAATTTGAACTCATCAAGGTAGATTTAACAAATCCGAACGCACAAAATACCGAAATAAAAAAAGAATTTAGCGTTTTTTCTCCGCCTGTTTTGTCGTTTTTTTCTAACGGCAAGGAACTTAAAAATCTAAAAATTTCAGGCTATGAAAGTAGCAAAGACAAGGAAAAACTAACGCAAATTTTGCAAGAATTTTAG
- the folP gene encoding dihydropteroate synthase produces the protein MKIFKINSDTDFNALCDDIKPQITGRKIMQKKSNLHFFYLKDIKAPAANILKQDALSVGAELVCNDSVILGQGVSNALLIANDKQVELLAKKEALQDFELKNLAKFLNLKFKKPTKPEIMGVLNINDDSFNASSRINLNDGISRVEAMIENGADIIDLGGVSSRPGSEYCGEKVEFERIEKIISEIYRLNLHEKVKFSLDTFSGYCAEFALNHGFCIINDIAANLELCKIVKRYGATYVLMHMQGNPKTMQNSPTYSDLIFQIDEFFASNLAKIAEFELENVVLDVGIGFGKTPNQNLLLIKHLEHFLHFEKPLLVGASRKSVIDFYSPSSVENRLAGSLYLHLKAFENGASIIRTHDVKEHKQLFALNRAMQNISVW, from the coding sequence ATGAAAATTTTTAAAATAAACAGCGATACCGATTTTAACGCACTTTGCGATGATATAAAACCACAAATCACAGGCCGAAAAATAATGCAAAAAAAATCAAATTTGCACTTTTTTTATCTAAAAGATATAAAAGCTCCTGCTGCAAATATCTTAAAGCAAGATGCCCTTAGCGTGGGTGCCGAGCTGGTTTGCAACGATAGCGTGATTTTGGGACAGGGCGTATCAAATGCACTTTTAATCGCAAATGATAAACAAGTGGAACTTTTAGCCAAAAAAGAGGCCTTGCAAGATTTTGAGCTAAAAAATTTGGCGAAATTTTTAAATTTAAAATTTAAAAAACCTACAAAGCCCGAGATAATGGGTGTTTTAAACATAAATGATGACAGCTTTAACGCATCTTCTCGCATAAATTTAAATGACGGAATTTCTCGTGTTGAAGCTATGATAGAAAATGGTGCCGATATTATCGATCTTGGCGGGGTTTCAAGCCGTCCGGGAAGCGAGTATTGTGGCGAAAAAGTAGAATTTGAACGCATTGAAAAGATTATTAGCGAAATTTATCGCTTAAATTTGCACGAAAAGGTTAAATTTAGCCTTGATACTTTTAGTGGATACTGCGCCGAATTTGCCCTAAATCACGGCTTTTGCATTATAAATGATATTGCTGCAAATTTGGAGCTTTGCAAAATCGTAAAGCGATACGGGGCAACTTATGTTTTAATGCACATGCAAGGAAATCCAAAAACCATGCAAAATTCGCCCACTTACAGCGATTTGATTTTCCAAATCGATGAATTTTTTGCTTCAAATTTGGCTAAAATCGCCGAATTTGAGTTAGAAAATGTTGTTTTGGATGTCGGTATCGGTTTTGGCAAAACGCCAAATCAAAATTTACTTTTAATCAAACATTTAGAACACTTTTTGCACTTTGAAAAACCGCTTTTAGTGGGTGCTAGCAGGAAGAGTGTGATTGATTTTTATAGCCCAAGCAGCGTTGAAAATCGCCTTGCAGGAAGCCTTTATTTACACCTTAAAGCGTTCGAAAACGGCGCAAGTATCATCAGAACTCACGATGTAAAAGAGCACAAACAGCTTTTTGCATTAAATCGCGCAATGCAAAATATTAGTGTGTGGTAA
- a CDS encoding DNA polymerase III subunit delta': MQRISQIILTNDYESLKENLINEFGVKNLRFFENDDFKVEDAKAVISEAYIAENSTKFIVIKAEKFGDEAQNSLLKILEEPPRNMVFFIVASSKNLLLPTIRSRLMSQNLLEKKEQTKTGINWQKLDLKTLSEFVDSKIALERTGEFDKFRLKELICVITKECLAQGVKFSEFELSYINKLVVLCELNAKSHAVLLPLLLMISEKK; encoded by the coding sequence ATGCAACGAATCAGCCAAATTATTTTAACAAACGATTATGAAAGCTTAAAAGAAAATTTGATTAACGAATTTGGCGTAAAAAATTTGCGTTTTTTTGAAAATGATGACTTCAAAGTTGAAGATGCAAAAGCTGTCATAAGCGAAGCATATATCGCAGAAAATTCGACTAAATTTATCGTCATAAAGGCTGAAAAATTCGGCGATGAAGCACAAAATTCGCTTTTAAAAATTCTTGAAGAACCGCCACGAAATATGGTTTTTTTTATCGTCGCAAGTTCAAAAAATTTGCTCTTACCGACGATTCGTTCTCGTTTGATGAGCCAAAATTTACTAGAAAAAAAAGAGCAAACAAAAACAGGCATAAACTGGCAAAAGCTTGATTTAAAGACACTTAGCGAATTTGTCGATAGCAAAATCGCATTAGAACGCACTGGCGAATTTGATAAATTTCGCTTAAAAGAGTTGATATGTGTTATCACAAAAGAGTGTTTGGCGCAAGGCGTAAAATTTAGCGAATTTGAGCTATCTTACATAAACAAACTTGTCGTTTTATGCGAACTAAACGCCAAATCCCACGCGGTTTTACTGCCGCTTTTACTGATGATAAGCGAGAAAAAATGA
- a CDS encoding HobA family DNA replication regulator, giving the protein MLDLFKWNLELIRTQPCMSWLEDRREEWTPLLASRLKFLLDGRAFVIICDDETEWFGNYIVSKVNHTANSRPLLPFFTLKSLYKNYSNISTIEEMKLVDDMLNLSFANGIVYFYIGKGDCRRSQIAKNHEDSYMWLIDERAQNSFYLSGQDEMLDMKLIQLFWIFNKSIDAVLFNEVVL; this is encoded by the coding sequence ATGCTCGATTTATTTAAGTGGAATTTAGAGCTTATAAGAACTCAGCCTTGTATGTCGTGGCTAGAAGATAGACGCGAAGAATGGACGCCGCTTCTAGCTTCTAGACTTAAATTTTTACTTGACGGACGGGCTTTTGTGATTATTTGCGATGACGAGACGGAGTGGTTTGGTAACTATATAGTTTCAAAAGTCAATCATACTGCAAATTCTCGTCCGCTACTTCCGTTTTTCACACTAAAATCGCTTTATAAAAATTATTCAAATATATCGACTATCGAAGAGATGAAACTAGTCGATGATATGCTAAATTTATCTTTTGCAAACGGCATTGTCTATTTTTATATTGGTAAGGGCGATTGCAGGCGTTCGCAAATCGCGAAAAACCACGAAGATAGCTATATGTGGCTAATCGATGAAAGAGCGCAAAATAGTTTTTATCTTAGCGGACAAGATGAAATGCTAGATATGAAACTTATCCAGCTTTTTTGGATATTTAACAAAAGCATTGATGCGGTGCTTTTTAACGAAGTCGTGCTATAA
- a CDS encoding aspartate kinase yields the protein MLIVQKYGGTSVGTLERIDNVAERVIKSKKEGHDLVVIVSAMSGVTNRLIEYAEHFSKNPSTREMDLLLSSGERVTSALLAIALTEKGYPAIAFSGRQAGLITDTFHTKARIASIEPKFMQDALKEGKIVVVAGFQGVGLDGDVTTLGRGGSDLSAVAVAGALQADICEIYTDVDGVYTTDPRIEPKAKKLDKISYDEMLELASMGAKVLQNRSVELAKKLNVNLVTRSSFNYNEGTLITGEANMQDMEQALISGIALDKNQARVTIRGVVDKPGVAANIFGKLADENINVDMIIQNNSKEDGTTSIGFTVPQNEAEKAKNVVSSLAKSVDVDNDVVKVSIVGVGMKSHSGVASLAFATLANEGINIQMISTSEIKISVIVEAKYGELAVRALHKAYNLDK from the coding sequence ATGCTAATCGTTCAAAAATACGGCGGAACAAGCGTAGGAACGCTTGAACGCATAGATAATGTCGCTGAACGCGTCATAAAAAGCAAAAAAGAAGGACACGATTTAGTTGTCATCGTTTCAGCTATGAGCGGTGTTACAAATAGACTTATCGAATATGCAGAGCATTTTTCTAAAAACCCTAGCACTCGTGAAATGGATTTGCTTTTAAGCTCCGGTGAGCGTGTAACAAGTGCGCTTTTGGCGATCGCTCTAACTGAAAAAGGCTATCCTGCGATTGCATTTTCAGGTCGCCAAGCAGGGCTTATAACCGACACTTTTCACACAAAAGCAAGAATAGCTTCGATTGAGCCAAAATTTATGCAAGATGCCTTAAAAGAAGGCAAAATCGTAGTTGTAGCAGGTTTTCAAGGTGTTGGTTTAGACGGAGATGTAACGACTTTGGGGCGAGGCGGAAGCGATTTAAGTGCCGTTGCTGTTGCAGGAGCATTGCAAGCTGATATTTGCGAAATTTATACAGATGTCGATGGCGTTTATACGACTGATCCACGCATTGAGCCAAAGGCGAAAAAACTAGATAAAATCAGCTATGATGAAATGCTAGAACTTGCCAGTATGGGGGCAAAAGTTTTACAAAATAGAAGCGTTGAGTTAGCCAAAAAATTAAATGTAAATTTGGTAACTAGAAGCAGTTTTAATTATAACGAAGGAACACTAATAACAGGAGAAGCAAATATGCAAGATATGGAACAAGCGTTAATCAGCGGTATAGCACTAGATAAAAATCAAGCAAGAGTAACTATTCGTGGCGTGGTTGATAAACCGGGCGTTGCGGCAAATATTTTTGGAAAACTAGCCGATGAAAATATAAATGTTGATATGATTATTCAAAACAACTCAAAAGAAGACGGCACTACAAGTATCGGTTTTACCGTTCCACAAAATGAAGCCGAAAAAGCAAAAAATGTAGTTTCATCTTTGGCAAAATCAGTCGATGTCGATAATGATGTAGTTAAAGTTAGCATCGTAGGTGTAGGTATGAAAAGCCACTCAGGAGTAGCAAGTCTAGCGTTTGCAACACTAGCAAATGAAGGAATTAATATCCAAATGATCTCAACAAGCGAGATTAAAATTTCAGTTATCGTCGAAGCAAAATACGGCGAATTAGCAGTTAGAGCATTGCATAAAGCTTATAATTTGGATAAATAA
- a CDS encoding RNA pyrophosphohydrolase, translated as MQEEKKYRPNVAAIVLSPSYPFNCEVFIAQRSDIKGAWQFPQGGIDKGETPRVAILRELKEEIGTDKVEIIAECPHWHSYDFPQTVATKMKPYDGQTQKYFLVRLKKLENLDINTKKPEFDSFKFVNINEVLSHVNHFKRPIYSAVIKYFKEKGYI; from the coding sequence ATGCAAGAAGAGAAAAAATATAGACCAAATGTCGCAGCTATCGTGCTTTCGCCGTCGTATCCTTTTAACTGCGAAGTCTTTATCGCTCAAAGAAGCGATATAAAAGGCGCTTGGCAGTTTCCACAAGGCGGAATCGACAAAGGCGAAACGCCCAGAGTTGCTATTTTAAGGGAATTAAAAGAAGAAATTGGAACCGATAAAGTAGAAATTATCGCCGAATGCCCACACTGGCATAGTTATGATTTCCCGCAAACGGTGGCAACGAAAATGAAGCCTTATGACGGACAGACGCAAAAATATTTTTTGGTGCGTCTAAAAAAGCTTGAAAATTTGGATATAAATACCAAAAAACCTGAATTTGATAGCTTTAAATTTGTTAATATTAACGAAGTTTTAAGCCATGTAAATCATTTCAAACGCCCGATTTACAGTGCTGTTATAAAATATTTTAAAGAGAAAGGATATATTTAA
- the hemW gene encoding radical SAM family heme chaperone HemW yields the protein MHIYIHIPFCESKCPYCAFGSYTDKFDLVQKYFNALEFEISNFLQNNPNLKISTLFFGGGTPSSVGAEFYAKIFEILKPKFTKFAEITSEANPNSANLKWLKQMREFGLNRISFGAQSFSEKKLKFLGRVHNSNQIHKAVQNANLAGFKNINLDLIYGSKFDDKKNIEFEISNLEKLQISHVSAYSLSLEEKTPFFGKENFKKDSVRLANFLFEKLENLGFFQYEISNFAKKNKICKHNLAYWQGKDYAGFGAFSVGTNGLKRLYSAQNLNEYIKNPLEKRVENLSKFDKKNEAIFLGARSIVGINSQILNQNELEKAGVLTKNKKLKFDGKIFYNQNYLLADEIALFITS from the coding sequence TTGCATATTTATATTCATATTCCATTTTGCGAAAGCAAATGTCCGTATTGCGCCTTTGGTTCATATACCGATAAATTTGACTTAGTTCAAAAATATTTTAACGCTTTGGAATTTGAAATTTCAAATTTTTTGCAAAATAACCCGAATTTAAAAATTTCAACTCTTTTTTTTGGCGGCGGAACACCAAGTAGCGTTGGTGCCGAATTTTACGCTAAGATTTTTGAAATTTTAAAACCAAAATTCACTAAATTTGCAGAAATCACAAGCGAAGCAAATCCAAATTCGGCAAATTTAAAATGGCTTAAACAAATGCGTGAGTTTGGGCTAAATCGCATAAGTTTTGGCGCTCAAAGTTTTAGTGAAAAAAAACTTAAATTTTTAGGGCGAGTTCATAACTCAAATCAAATTCACAAAGCAGTTCAAAATGCGAATTTAGCGGGGTTTAAAAATATAAATTTAGATTTGATTTACGGCAGTAAATTTGACGATAAAAAAAATATTGAATTTGAAATCTCAAATTTAGAAAAACTGCAAATTTCGCATGTGAGCGCGTATTCTTTGTCATTGGAAGAAAAAACACCCTTTTTTGGAAAAGAAAATTTCAAAAAAGATAGCGTTCGTTTGGCAAATTTTCTTTTTGAAAAATTAGAAAATTTAGGCTTTTTTCAATACGAAATCTCAAATTTCGCCAAAAAAAATAAAATTTGCAAACACAATCTTGCTTATTGGCAAGGAAAAGATTACGCAGGTTTTGGCGCATTTAGTGTCGGCACAAACGGCTTAAAAAGGCTTTATTCAGCGCAAAATTTAAACGAGTATATCAAAAATCCACTTGAAAAAAGAGTTGAAAATTTAAGCAAATTTGATAAAAAAAATGAAGCGATATTTCTTGGCGCAAGATCAATCGTAGGCATAAATTCGCAAATTTTAAACCAAAACGAACTAGAAAAAGCTGGGGTTCTAACAAAAAATAAAAAACTAAAATTTGACGGAAAAATATTTTACAATCAAAACTATTTACTTGCCGATGAAATCGCCCTTTTTATCACAAGTTAA
- the tatB gene encoding Sec-independent protein translocase protein TatB — protein MFGISFPEMTLILVIAVIALGPEKLPKALVEIAKYFKVIKKAVNDAKSNFEQEVKIAELKEDAKKYRDSIENATNSVRKKLTFEELDEIKKNLNSAKDSLNKGLSDLQNDLNAATSTDKKANSDKTSQNSQEKKEVSQNQSAIDKLNSANFDDETQNSQTEIQADTLSQEQENPNLKDKKDV, from the coding sequence ATGTTTGGCATTAGTTTTCCCGAGATGACTCTCATCTTGGTTATCGCTGTTATCGCGTTGGGACCTGAAAAACTCCCAAAAGCCTTAGTCGAGATAGCAAAATATTTTAAAGTGATAAAAAAAGCAGTCAATGACGCAAAATCAAATTTCGAACAAGAGGTCAAAATCGCAGAACTCAAAGAAGATGCGAAAAAATATAGAGATAGTATCGAAAACGCGACAAATAGCGTTCGCAAAAAGCTTACATTTGAAGAGCTTGATGAAATCAAAAAAAATCTAAATTCAGCAAAAGATAGCCTAAATAAAGGTCTAAGCGATCTGCAAAATGACCTAAATGCGGCTACTTCAACCGATAAAAAAGCAAATTCAGATAAAACTAGCCAAAATTCGCAAGAAAAAAAAGAAGTTTCACAAAATCAAAGCGCAATCGATAAGCTAAATTCGGCAAATTTTGACGATGAAACGCAAAATTCGCAAACCGAAATTCAAGCCGACACACTCTCGCAAGAGCAAGAAAATCCAAATTTGAAAGATAAAAAAGATGTTTGA
- the tatC gene encoding twin-arginine translocase subunit TatC, whose product MFEELKPHLAELRKRLIICVLSLLVLFVICFGFWEIILNFMTAPLIKVLPQGSEVIFTQVAEAFFTAMKVSFFASLLISMPIIFWQAWLFVAPGLYDNEKKYVIPFVLSASVMFFLGAAFCYFFVIPIAYNFLINFGGSQFVAMPKIGEYVGFFTKLVVAFGISFELPIVTFFLAKIGLVTDASLKGFFRYAIVVIFIFAAVMTPPDILSQFLLAVPLIVLYGFSIYIAKMVNPATKDDDEKEESNGDE is encoded by the coding sequence ATGTTTGAAGAACTTAAACCCCATCTTGCTGAACTGCGAAAACGCCTGATTATCTGTGTTTTGAGCCTACTTGTGCTTTTTGTGATTTGCTTTGGATTTTGGGAAATTATCTTAAATTTTATGACTGCACCACTCATAAAGGTTCTGCCGCAAGGAAGCGAAGTCATTTTTACACAAGTCGCCGAAGCCTTTTTTACGGCGATGAAAGTTTCATTTTTCGCTTCACTTTTGATTTCTATGCCGATTATTTTTTGGCAGGCATGGCTTTTTGTGGCACCCGGACTTTATGACAACGAAAAAAAATATGTAATTCCATTTGTGCTAAGTGCAAGTGTAATGTTTTTTTTAGGTGCTGCGTTTTGCTACTTTTTTGTAATTCCGATTGCTTATAATTTTTTGATAAATTTCGGCGGTTCGCAGTTTGTTGCGATGCCTAAAATCGGCGAATATGTCGGATTTTTTACAAAACTAGTTGTAGCCTTTGGCATAAGTTTTGAGCTTCCGATTGTTACATTTTTTCTAGCTAAAATCGGTCTTGTCACGGACGCAAGCTTAAAAGGCTTTTTTAGATACGCAATCGTCGTTATTTTCATATTTGCAGCCGTTATGACACCGCCTGATATATTAAGTCAGTTTTTACTAGCCGTGCCGTTAATCGTGCTTTACGGATTTTCGATTTATATCGCAAAAATGGTAAATCCTGCCACAAAAGACGACGACGAAAAAGAAGAAAGCAATGGCGACGAATAA
- the queA gene encoding tRNA preQ1(34) S-adenosylmethionine ribosyltransferase-isomerase QueA codes for MATNKLNLVSSYDYELPSELIANSPIMPKQNARLLVYERNTGKISHLKFANLADILPPCDIIFNDTKVVKARIYGQKDSGGKIELLLNSPLNDNKFSVYIKGSVKKGTNLEFANGLKAEVCELFDDGLRVVKFSQNGKKLSTNEIFDIFNSIGHVPLPPYIKRADMREDVGWYQSIFAKYQGAVAAPTASLHFDDKMVKELEKSHKIHYLTLHVGAGTFKGVECENIYDHKMHGEIYSIPSQTAGLLESKKPILGVGTTVTRVVENYARNGERDGICTLFLHPNNKPIRQNYLLTNFHLPKSTLIMLVASFIGLDRTLEIYKIAVEQKYRFYSYGDGMLII; via the coding sequence ATGGCGACGAATAAGCTAAATTTGGTTTCAAGCTATGATTATGAGCTTCCTAGCGAACTAATCGCAAATTCGCCAATCATGCCAAAACAAAACGCAAGATTGTTAGTTTATGAGCGAAATACTGGTAAAATTTCGCACCTGAAATTTGCAAATTTGGCTGATATTTTACCGCCTTGTGATATTATTTTTAATGATACAAAGGTTGTCAAGGCTCGAATTTACGGACAAAAAGATAGTGGCGGAAAAATAGAGCTTTTACTAAATTCGCCGTTAAATGATAATAAATTTAGCGTTTATATCAAAGGAAGCGTTAAAAAAGGGACAAATTTAGAATTTGCAAACGGCTTGAAAGCCGAAGTTTGCGAACTTTTTGACGACGGGCTAAGAGTGGTTAAATTTAGCCAAAACGGCAAAAAACTCTCTACAAATGAAATTTTTGATATTTTTAACTCTATCGGGCATGTGCCGTTACCGCCATACATAAAAAGAGCCGATATGAGAGAAGATGTAGGCTGGTATCAAAGCATTTTTGCCAAATATCAAGGCGCGGTTGCAGCTCCCACTGCTAGTTTGCATTTTGATGATAAAATGGTAAAAGAGTTAGAAAAATCGCACAAAATTCACTATCTTACGCTTCATGTGGGAGCAGGAACTTTTAAAGGCGTAGAGTGCGAAAACATCTATGATCACAAAATGCACGGAGAGATTTATTCTATCCCAAGCCAAACGGCAGGGCTTTTGGAGAGCAAAAAGCCTATTTTGGGCGTTGGAACGACGGTTACAAGGGTGGTTGAAAACTACGCTAGAAACGGCGAGAGAGATGGAATTTGCACACTATTTTTGCACCCAAATAATAAACCAATTCGCCAAAATTATCTCCTTACAAATTTTCACTTGCCAAAATCAACACTAATAATGCTAGTTGCGAGTTTTATCGGACTTGATAGGACGCTTGAAATTTATAAAATCGCCGTAGAACAAAAATATCGCTTTTACTCTTACGGCGATGGAATGCTGATAATATGA